One segment of Arcobacter sp. LA11 DNA contains the following:
- a CDS encoding transcriptional regulator, which translates to MNEQLKTFIPLCDSIGKLFHPNVEVVLHDVKSRKVAHIVNSFSKRVAGDAMISDPKDLNSVDSDIIGPYSKVNIDGTRLKTISTILRDNKQDAIGILCINFKVEVFEKMYDSLKVLLNIEEENQPQTLFSQDWKVHTHDLINKYLNEKSLSLEKLKTKEKKELILHLNSEGIFSIRNVIPYLCKALDVSRAAIYKWLKEVK; encoded by the coding sequence ATGAATGAACAACTAAAAACTTTTATTCCTTTATGTGACTCAATAGGAAAACTTTTTCATCCAAATGTAGAAGTCGTTTTACATGATGTTAAATCTAGAAAAGTAGCTCATATAGTAAATTCTTTTTCAAAAAGAGTAGCTGGTGATGCTATGATAAGTGATCCTAAAGACTTAAACTCTGTAGATAGTGATATTATTGGACCATATAGTAAAGTAAATATTGATGGGACAAGATTAAAAACTATATCTACAATCCTTAGAGATAACAAGCAAGATGCTATAGGAATACTTTGTATAAATTTTAAAGTAGAAGTTTTTGAAAAGATGTATGATTCTTTAAAAGTGTTGTTAAATATAGAAGAAGAGAATCAACCTCAAACTCTTTTCTCTCAAGATTGGAAAGTTCATACTCATGATTTAATAAATAAATATCTAAATGAAAAGAGTCTTTCTTTAGAAAAGTTAAAAACAAAAGAGAAAAAAGAGTTAATACTTCATCTAAATAGTGAAGGTATTTTCTCTATTAGAAATGTTATTCCCTATCTTTGTA
- a CDS encoding SDR family NAD(P)-dependent oxidoreductase: MLRRVLVTGGNKGIGLEVVKRFLEIDYEVIVVARDFSDFPYKENEKTTMIEYDLSDVEGLPKLAEQVGEIDTLINNAGFMQPKYTYDNYPKEAKEKIMNVDLHTPVELITIFSEGMKKRGYGKIVNTASIAGQIGHPDIWYGIAKAGIINATKIFAKLLGSHGIIINCIAPTPVETNMQKDNSEERKAEFKKILPCGRFAEPEEAAEVIFWLATTCPEYVNGTTIDFNNGSYAR; encoded by the coding sequence ATGTTAAGAAGAGTATTAGTAACTGGTGGAAATAAAGGTATTGGATTAGAAGTTGTAAAAAGATTTCTTGAAATAGACTATGAAGTAATTGTAGTTGCTAGAGATTTTTCAGACTTTCCATATAAAGAAAATGAAAAAACAACTATGATTGAATATGATTTGTCAGATGTAGAAGGTTTACCTAAACTTGCAGAGCAAGTAGGCGAAATAGATACACTAATTAATAATGCAGGATTTATGCAACCAAAATACACTTATGATAATTATCCAAAAGAGGCAAAAGAAAAAATCATGAATGTAGATCTTCATACTCCTGTTGAATTAATAACAATCTTTTCAGAAGGCATGAAAAAAAGAGGATATGGAAAGATTGTAAATACTGCTTCTATTGCGGGTCAAATTGGACATCCAGATATTTGGTACGGTATTGCAAAGGCTGGAATTATTAATGCTACAAAAATATTTGCAAAACTATTAGGATCCCATGGAATTATTATAAATTGTATAGCACCAACTCCAGTAGAAACTAATATGCAAAAAGATAATTCAGAAGAAAGAAAAGCTGAGTTTAAAAAAATACTTCCTTGTGGAAGATTTGCAGAACCTGAAGAAGCTGCAGAAGTTATCTTTTGGTTAGCTACAACTTGTCCCGAATATGTAAATGGTACAACAATTGATTTTAACAACGGTTCATATGCAAGATAG
- a CDS encoding DUF3365 domain-containing protein, which translates to MKTQKKLILSTLSIVLLFTACSINQPQVEPIDTKTEQEMKLKAMKAIKTVAGSLQSTLNMKVKEGGLLNAATFCSTHASSLTKNVSKTLDEGVKLKRITDKPRNSNAQATKEQLEVFKEFKTKLSNGEKIDMIVKQKSTNHYQVYKPIIISGKCLNCHGNDEKRNPEAYKIISKKYPNDKAINYKSGDFRGAFLVDIIK; encoded by the coding sequence ATGAAAACGCAAAAAAAATTAATATTGTCTACACTAAGTATTGTTTTATTATTTACTGCCTGTTCAATTAATCAACCGCAAGTTGAACCAATAGATACAAAAACTGAACAAGAAATGAAGTTAAAAGCAATGAAAGCAATAAAGACTGTTGCAGGTTCTTTACAAAGTACTCTTAATATGAAAGTAAAAGAGGGTGGTTTACTTAATGCTGCTACTTTTTGTTCTACTCATGCATCATCTTTAACAAAGAATGTATCTAAAACTTTAGATGAAGGTGTAAAGTTAAAAAGAATTACTGATAAGCCAAGAAATTCAAATGCTCAAGCAACTAAAGAACAATTAGAAGTTTTCAAAGAATTCAAAACAAAATTATCAAATGGTGAAAAAATAGATATGATAGTAAAACAAAAATCAACTAATCATTATCAAGTATATAAACCAATTATAATTTCAGGTAAATGTTTAAATTGCCATGGAAATGATGAAAAAAGAAACCCAGAAGCGTACAAGATAATTTCAAAAAAATATCCTAATGATAAAGCTATAAACTATAAATCAGGTGATTTTAGAGGTGCTTTTTTAGTTGATATTATAAAATAG
- a CDS encoding sulfite exporter TauE/SafE family protein: protein MFISIWDDKVYFDILGKNFERSEDMPDEILLGIITFFTSTIAGVVGLGGGMILIAILPSFLPINALVPVHGLTQMSSNFSRAVFGYKDVKVEVIPKFLLGSLLGVSFFATILYFISLEYVPLFIGIYILLSLWSQKFNEKIKRFENYIVIGFFQSGFSIVVGATGPLATTLLVKDYNDKHTVVATAAALMSITHMLKVFAFMIFGFVFFDYIGVLTGMIIGAVAGSWTGTKLRDKIDGKKFMLALKILLSLMAIKLIVSLFI, encoded by the coding sequence ATGTTCATATCAATTTGGGATGATAAGGTATATTTTGATATTTTAGGAAAAAATTTTGAAAGAAGTGAAGATATGCCAGACGAAATATTATTAGGAATTATTACATTTTTTACATCGACAATTGCGGGCGTAGTTGGTCTTGGAGGAGGTATGATTCTTATTGCAATACTTCCATCTTTCTTACCAATTAATGCTTTGGTTCCAGTGCATGGACTAACTCAAATGTCAAGTAACTTTTCTCGAGCAGTGTTTGGATATAAAGATGTAAAAGTAGAAGTTATTCCAAAGTTTTTATTAGGTTCTCTTTTAGGAGTTTCTTTTTTTGCAACGATTTTATATTTTATCTCTTTAGAATATGTTCCTTTATTTATTGGTATATATATATTGTTATCTTTATGGAGTCAAAAATTTAATGAAAAGATTAAAAGGTTTGAAAATTATATTGTAATAGGTTTTTTCCAAAGTGGTTTTTCAATTGTTGTTGGTGCAACTGGACCACTTGCAACAACGCTTTTAGTAAAAGATTATAATGACAAACATACAGTAGTCGCAACTGCTGCAGCACTTATGAGTATTACTCATATGTTAAAAGTATTTGCATTTATGATTTTTGGTTTTGTATTTTTTGATTATATTGGAGTATTAACTGGTATGATAATTGGAGCAGTTGCTGGAAGCTGGACTGGTACAAAACTAAGAGATAAAATTGATGGTAAAAAGTTTATGCTTGCACTTAAAATCTTGTTATCACTTATGGCAATTAAATTGATTGTCAGCTTGTTTATTTAA